A genomic region of Syntrophorhabdales bacterium contains the following coding sequences:
- a CDS encoding biopolymer transporter ExbD has translation MTPAGRQRGPLSEINVVPLVDIMLVLLIIFMIAAPMMQHGMSIDLPKVTTKPLPSKEDVQVLTITKDKTVILNEKRLEASDLKAAIQLLFTNKPDKEIFLRADSRVPYGFVVSCMALIREAGVDKINIVTKNIDEK, from the coding sequence ATGACACCCGCCGGACGACAAAGAGGACCGCTTTCAGAGATTAACGTGGTCCCCCTTGTTGACATCATGCTCGTGCTTCTGATCATTTTCATGATAGCCGCGCCTATGATGCAGCACGGGATGTCGATCGATCTGCCTAAAGTCACCACTAAACCGCTCCCGTCAAAAGAGGATGTTCAGGTGCTCACCATCACCAAGGACAAAACGGTGATCCTGAATGAAAAAAGACTGGAGGCAAGTGATCTAAAGGCCGCCATCCAGCTGCTCTTCACCAATAAGCCCGACAAAGAAATATTCCTCCGCGCGGACAGTAGGGTTCCTTACGGATTTGTGGTCAGCTGCATGGCGCTCATCCGCGAGGCAGGCGTGGATAAAATAAATATCGTGACAAAAAATATAGACGAGAAATGA
- a CDS encoding cell envelope integrity protein TolA: MREENWHKMLMISAALHLVVLAALSFPVKKAFRKFDASKSYYSVNLVGDIGPGLGSAGEEKGKAIPSQKPEIAKPQQTAQKKTRPTPTREKDVRSLAPKKSEKEKPQNTAKDDLKNVEDRIREMKRRTGNTSVASAKGTPGTSEFSGSGGAGGRLIDPALARYLVGVREKIETSWHIPFISSQQKNLEVNATIKIRRDGRIVDITIDKRSGNRVYDESVVRVLRMVDPLPPLPSSVTDDPLEVELTLRPEGVS, translated from the coding sequence ATGAGGGAAGAGAACTGGCACAAAATGCTCATGATCTCAGCCGCTCTGCATCTCGTAGTTCTTGCGGCACTGAGTTTCCCTGTCAAAAAAGCCTTCAGGAAGTTCGACGCCTCTAAATCGTACTATTCCGTGAATCTGGTGGGTGATATTGGACCTGGCCTGGGCAGCGCAGGGGAGGAAAAGGGCAAGGCCATCCCGTCACAAAAGCCTGAGATAGCCAAGCCTCAACAGACAGCCCAAAAGAAGACGCGCCCCACGCCCACAAGAGAAAAGGACGTCCGAAGCCTTGCACCAAAAAAATCTGAGAAGGAAAAACCGCAAAACACGGCGAAGGACGATTTAAAAAATGTTGAAGATAGAATCCGTGAGATGAAGCGGCGTACCGGGAATACAAGCGTAGCGAGCGCCAAAGGCACGCCCGGCACCTCGGAGTTCTCCGGCAGTGGCGGAGCCGGAGGACGCCTCATAGATCCTGCACTGGCGCGTTATCTTGTAGGCGTGAGGGAAAAGATAGAGACTTCCTGGCATATCCCTTTCATATCATCCCAGCAGAAGAACCTTGAGGTAAATGCCACCATCAAAATCAGACGAGATGGACGGATTGTCGACATCACTATTGACAAACGTTCGGGAAACAGGGTTTATGACGAATCAGTGGTACGTGTCTTACGCATGGTTGACCCTCTGCCTCCCCTGCCTTCCTCTGTGACAGACGACCCTTTGGAAGTGGAACTGACCCTTCGACCAGAGGGCGTATCCTAG
- a CDS encoding TVP38/TMEM64 family protein has product MRRKIVKSPYLSAALRVLLGVLILLLVALLFYTYYSGAWRDTLLFYRYFFNLRRLKTFVASYGPYAWIVYIFIQCMQVVIAPIPGEVTGFVGGLLFGVWEGTLLSTIGLTIGSLIAFTIGRLLGAGFVHKIVKKEYIDRFDNFVAHKGLYIAWLLFILPGFPKDSLCYILGLTRMRYIDLILLNVLGRLPGTLMLVLQGSAVRRGHYQEFSMYLVGSAMLVSVLYIFRNQLIHFLGCFLPLLGKKRENK; this is encoded by the coding sequence GTGAGACGGAAGATCGTGAAATCCCCCTATCTTTCTGCAGCGCTGCGCGTGCTCCTCGGCGTTCTTATTCTCTTGCTTGTCGCTTTGCTCTTCTACACGTACTATTCTGGTGCATGGAGAGATACGCTTCTCTTCTACAGGTATTTCTTTAACCTGAGAAGGCTGAAAACTTTTGTCGCATCTTACGGACCTTACGCATGGATCGTCTATATCTTCATCCAATGCATGCAGGTCGTCATTGCACCCATACCGGGAGAGGTGACCGGTTTTGTCGGAGGGTTGCTCTTTGGCGTTTGGGAAGGAACGCTGCTCTCCACAATAGGATTGACCATCGGTTCGTTGATTGCATTTACGATAGGCCGCCTCCTTGGCGCCGGGTTCGTTCACAAAATCGTGAAGAAGGAGTACATCGACAGGTTCGATAACTTCGTCGCCCACAAGGGACTCTACATAGCCTGGCTGCTCTTTATCCTGCCCGGCTTTCCGAAAGATTCTCTTTGCTACATTTTAGGCCTGACCAGGATGCGCTACATCGACTTAATTCTGCTTAACGTACTCGGGAGGCTCCCGGGGACACTGATGCTGGTGCTTCAAGGAAGCGCCGTTAGGAGGGGTCACTACCAGGAGTTCTCCATGTATCTTGTCGGCAGTGCAATGCTCGTGTCTGTACTTTACATATTCAGGAACCAGTTGATCCATTTTCTGGGCTGTTTTCTGCCCTTGTTAGGAAAGAAACGAGAGAACAAATAG